A single Argentina anserina chromosome 7, drPotAnse1.1, whole genome shotgun sequence DNA region contains:
- the LOC126802331 gene encoding rust resistance kinase Lr10-like isoform X2: MSKVRLTVPPRFIIVLVVLCLCCVPCRAKDHRRYCQPSSCGNIRNISHPFRLIDDPKECGDLRYRFELSKPIIFMTCETRLENISSLYVDTSPCINALSGHSFVVTESINASDLLDSCPIELMVLSSWNGTKDVNRSYIDIHNQLLYGFELSWKEGYRRSPNSYCYIYADTNKINCSSGWGLLLDSGAIILYAVILWTGTKVVLGVPCVIVLLIFKLKRRHLSMYSVIEEFLQSHNNLMPIRYSYSNIKKMTRGFKDKLGEGGYGSVYKGKLRSGRFVAIKMLGKSKANGQDFMNEVATIGRIHHVNVVQLIGYCAEGSKRALIYEYMPNGSLDKHIFPKEGIISLSCKEAFEISLGVARGIDYLHQGCDIKILHFDIKPHNILLDENFVPKISDFGLARLCPLDDSSLILTAARGTIGYIAPELFYKNIGGVSNKADMYSFGMLLMEIAGRRKNLNAVAAHSSQIYFPSWVYDQFSEGNEIEIEDATDEEKNITKKMLMVALWCIQMKPSDRPNSMNKVVEMLEREVELIKMPPKPFLYPQDTPVVADEGGSEIEARSRLV; the protein is encoded by the exons ATGAGCAAGGTTAGGCTAACCGTTCCACCACGGTTCATTATTGTTCTAGTAGTTCTTTGTTTATGCTGTGTGCCTTGCCGTGCTAAGGATCATCGACGCTACTGTCAGCCCTCGTCCTGCGGCAACATCCGTAATATAAGTCACCCCTTCCGACTCATTGATGATCCAAAGGAGTGCGGCGACCTAAG GTATCGGTTTGAACTGTCAAAGCCTATAATTTTCATGACGTGCGAAACTCGGCTGGAGAATATTTCATCGCTGTATGTGGATACTTCTCCTTGCATTAATGCATTGAGTGGCCATTCTTTCGTTGTCACTGAAAGCATAAATGCATCGGATTTGTTAGATTCATGCCCAATAGAGCTGATGGTTTTGTCATCATGGAATGGTACAAAGGACGTGAACAGGTCCTACATAGACATCCACAACCAGCTGCTCTACGGCTTTGAACTTTCATGGAAGGAAGGATACAGGAGGAGTCCAAATTCATATTGCTACATCTACGCTGATACCAACAAAATTAATTGTTCATCCGGATGGGGGTTACTGTTAG ATTCAGGTGCAATCATTCTATATGCAG TGATATTGTGGACTGGGACAAAAGTTGTACTCGGAGTTCCCTGTGTGATTGTGCTTTTAATCTTCAAGTTGAAAAGACGTCATTTATCAATGTACTCTGTTATTGAAGAATTTCTACAgtctcacaacaacctcatgCCAATAAGGTACTCCTACTCCAATATCAAGAAAATGACCAGAGGATTCAAGGATAAATTAGGAGAAGGAGGTTATGGCTCTGTGTATAAAGGAAAGCTCCGGAGCGGTCGGTTTGTTGCTATAAAGATGTTGGGGAAGTCCAAAGCTAATGGACAGGATTTTATGAATGAAGTTGCTACCATTGGaagaattcatcatgtcaATGTGGTCCAACTAATTGGCTACTGTGCTGAGGGATCAAAGCGTGCTCTTATATACGAGTACATGCCAAACGGGTCTCTTGACAAGCACATATTTCCTAAAGAAGGTATCATTTCCTTAAGTTGCAAGGAAGCTTTTGAGATTTCACTAGGAGTGGCCCGTGGAATTGATTATTTGCATCAGGGATGTGACATCAAGATATTGCATTTTGATATCAAGCCACACAACATTCTTCTAGACGAGAATTTTGTTCCCAAGATTTCAGACTTCGGTCTGGCAAGACTGTGCCCATTAGATGATAGCAGTTTGATTCTGACTGCAGCTAGAGGAACGATTGGATACATAGCTCCGGAATTGTTTTACAAGAATATTGGAGGTGTGTCAAACAAAGCTGACATGTATAGTTTTGGAATGCTGCTGATGGAAATAGCAGGAAGGAGAAAGAACTTGAATGCTGTCGCGGCCCATTCTAGCCAGATATACTTCCCTTCATGGGTTTATGACCAGTTCAGTGAAGGAAATGAGATAGAGATTGAAGATGCAACCGACGAggaaaaaaacataacaaagaaGATGCTCATGGTAGCATTGTGGTGTATACAGATGAAGCCTAGTGACCGTCCTAATTCGATGAACAAAGTAGTAGAGATGCTTGAAAGAGAAGTTGAATTGATTAAAATGCCTCCAAAGCCTTTCCTTTATCCACAAGACACGCCAGTTGTTGCTGATGAAGGTGGTTCGGAAATTGAAGCGCGCTCTAGACTAGTTTGA
- the LOC126802331 gene encoding rust resistance kinase Lr10-like isoform X1 yields the protein MSKVRLTVPPRFIIVLVVLCLCCVPCRAKDHRRYCQPSSCGNIRNISHPFRLIDDPKECGDLRYNLSCENNLTVLYLYSGKYFVLAINYENATIQVADANVHKGNCSSIPPYSLSRYNFSYDDPYSTYTLKGANLRNRYRFELSKPIIFMTCETRLENISSLYVDTSPCINALSGHSFVVTESINASDLLDSCPIELMVLSSWNGTKDVNRSYIDIHNQLLYGFELSWKEGYRRSPNSYCYIYADTNKINCSSGWGLLLDSGAIILYAVILWTGTKVVLGVPCVIVLLIFKLKRRHLSMYSVIEEFLQSHNNLMPIRYSYSNIKKMTRGFKDKLGEGGYGSVYKGKLRSGRFVAIKMLGKSKANGQDFMNEVATIGRIHHVNVVQLIGYCAEGSKRALIYEYMPNGSLDKHIFPKEGIISLSCKEAFEISLGVARGIDYLHQGCDIKILHFDIKPHNILLDENFVPKISDFGLARLCPLDDSSLILTAARGTIGYIAPELFYKNIGGVSNKADMYSFGMLLMEIAGRRKNLNAVAAHSSQIYFPSWVYDQFSEGNEIEIEDATDEEKNITKKMLMVALWCIQMKPSDRPNSMNKVVEMLEREVELIKMPPKPFLYPQDTPVVADEGGSEIEARSRLV from the exons ATGAGCAAGGTTAGGCTAACCGTTCCACCACGGTTCATTATTGTTCTAGTAGTTCTTTGTTTATGCTGTGTGCCTTGCCGTGCTAAGGATCATCGACGCTACTGTCAGCCCTCGTCCTGCGGCAACATCCGTAATATAAGTCACCCCTTCCGACTCATTGATGATCCAAAGGAGTGCGGCGACCTAAGGTATAACCTGTCTTGTGAGAACAATCTCACTGTTCTGTACTTGTATTCCGGCAAATACTTTGTACTTGCCATCAATTATGAAAACGCCACAATCCAAGTTGCGGATGCCAATGTTCATAAGGGGAACTGCTCTTCAATCCCTCCTTATTCGTTGTCCAGATATAACTTCAGTTATGATGATCCATACAGCACTTATACATTGAAAGGTGCCAATTTGAGGAACAGGTATCGGTTTGAACTGTCAAAGCCTATAATTTTCATGACGTGCGAAACTCGGCTGGAGAATATTTCATCGCTGTATGTGGATACTTCTCCTTGCATTAATGCATTGAGTGGCCATTCTTTCGTTGTCACTGAAAGCATAAATGCATCGGATTTGTTAGATTCATGCCCAATAGAGCTGATGGTTTTGTCATCATGGAATGGTACAAAGGACGTGAACAGGTCCTACATAGACATCCACAACCAGCTGCTCTACGGCTTTGAACTTTCATGGAAGGAAGGATACAGGAGGAGTCCAAATTCATATTGCTACATCTACGCTGATACCAACAAAATTAATTGTTCATCCGGATGGGGGTTACTGTTAG ATTCAGGTGCAATCATTCTATATGCAG TGATATTGTGGACTGGGACAAAAGTTGTACTCGGAGTTCCCTGTGTGATTGTGCTTTTAATCTTCAAGTTGAAAAGACGTCATTTATCAATGTACTCTGTTATTGAAGAATTTCTACAgtctcacaacaacctcatgCCAATAAGGTACTCCTACTCCAATATCAAGAAAATGACCAGAGGATTCAAGGATAAATTAGGAGAAGGAGGTTATGGCTCTGTGTATAAAGGAAAGCTCCGGAGCGGTCGGTTTGTTGCTATAAAGATGTTGGGGAAGTCCAAAGCTAATGGACAGGATTTTATGAATGAAGTTGCTACCATTGGaagaattcatcatgtcaATGTGGTCCAACTAATTGGCTACTGTGCTGAGGGATCAAAGCGTGCTCTTATATACGAGTACATGCCAAACGGGTCTCTTGACAAGCACATATTTCCTAAAGAAGGTATCATTTCCTTAAGTTGCAAGGAAGCTTTTGAGATTTCACTAGGAGTGGCCCGTGGAATTGATTATTTGCATCAGGGATGTGACATCAAGATATTGCATTTTGATATCAAGCCACACAACATTCTTCTAGACGAGAATTTTGTTCCCAAGATTTCAGACTTCGGTCTGGCAAGACTGTGCCCATTAGATGATAGCAGTTTGATTCTGACTGCAGCTAGAGGAACGATTGGATACATAGCTCCGGAATTGTTTTACAAGAATATTGGAGGTGTGTCAAACAAAGCTGACATGTATAGTTTTGGAATGCTGCTGATGGAAATAGCAGGAAGGAGAAAGAACTTGAATGCTGTCGCGGCCCATTCTAGCCAGATATACTTCCCTTCATGGGTTTATGACCAGTTCAGTGAAGGAAATGAGATAGAGATTGAAGATGCAACCGACGAggaaaaaaacataacaaagaaGATGCTCATGGTAGCATTGTGGTGTATACAGATGAAGCCTAGTGACCGTCCTAATTCGATGAACAAAGTAGTAGAGATGCTTGAAAGAGAAGTTGAATTGATTAAAATGCCTCCAAAGCCTTTCCTTTATCCACAAGACACGCCAGTTGTTGCTGATGAAGGTGGTTCGGAAATTGAAGCGCGCTCTAGACTAGTTTGA
- the LOC126803438 gene encoding LEAF RUST 10 DISEASE-RESISTANCE LOCUS RECEPTOR-LIKE PROTEIN KINASE-like 1.2 codes for MIKVRLAQFIVLVVLCLCCVPCHAKDRYCQPSSCGDIPNISYPFRLLDDPPECGDIRYNLSCENNLTVLHLYPARYFVLAINYENATIRVVDANVHKGNCSSLPPYSLSSYNFSHHVDPHANWRNAYCPEETIAIMFLTCEARPDNTSSLYVDTAPCINATSGHSFVVVTEGLYASELLDSCNIELQVLSSADWYGTKDVKRSYIDIHNELLYGNC; via the coding sequence ATGATCAAGGTCAGGCTAGCACAGTTCATCGTTCTAGTAGttctttgtttatgttgtgtaCCTTGCCATGCTAAGGATCGCTACTGTCAGCCCTCGTCCTGCGGCGACATCCCTAATATAAGTTACCCGTTCCGACTCCTTGATGATCCACCGGAGTGCGGTGACATAAGGTATAACCTGTCTTGTGAGAACAATCTCACTGTTTTACACTTGTATCCAGCAAGATACTTTGTACTTGCCATCAATTATGAAAATGCCACAATCCGAGTTGTGGATGCCAACGTTCATAAGGGTAACTGCTCTTCACTTCCTCCTTATTCGTTGTCCAGCTATAACTTCAGTCATCATGTCGACCCACATGCCAATTGGAGGAACGCCTATTGTCCTGAAGAGACAATCGCTATCATGTTTCTGACCTGTGAAGCTCGGCCAGATAATACTTCATCTCTGTATGTGGATACTGCGCCTTGCATTAACGCAACAAGTGGCCATTCTTTTGTCGTTGTCACTGAAGGCTTATATGCATCGGAATTGTTGGATTCATGCAATATAGAGCTACAGGTTTTGTCCTCAGCGGATTGGTATGGTACAAAGGACGTGAAAAGGTCCTACATAGATATCCACAACGAGCTGCTCTATGGTAATTGTtga
- the LOC126801859 gene encoding cysteine proteinase inhibitor A-like encodes MAAVVGGVQESQSSENSLEAEELARFAVQEHNKKENTLLEFVRVVKTKHQVVAGTVYYLTIEATDGGQKKLFEAKVWVKRWLNFKEVLEFKPVADA; translated from the exons ATGGCCGCCGTCGTCGGAGGAGTGCAGGAGTCCCAAAGCTCCGAGAACAGCCTCGAGGCCGAGGAGCTCGCTCGCTTCGCCGTCCAGGAGCACAACAAGAAGGAG AATACTCTGCTGGAGTTTGTGAGGGTGGTGAAGACGAAGCATCAAGTTGTTGCGGGGACTGTGTACTATTTGACTATTGAGGCCACCGATGGGGGCCAGAAGAAGCTCTTTGAGGCCAAGGTCTGGGTTAAGCGATGGCTCAACTTCAAGGAAGTCCTGGAATTCAAGCCCGTCGCCGACGCCTAG
- the LOC126802525 gene encoding uncharacterized protein LOC126802525, protein MPHRTRPMTALLLFTGLNAILVSTISPVYDFVCFLPFWERWRERICQEREATSLKSSEAR, encoded by the exons ATGCCGCATAGAACTCGTCCTATGACTGCACTTTTGTTGTTCACTGGACTGAATGCTATCTTGGTTTCAACTATTTCTCCTGTCTATGATTTCGTCTGCTTTCTTCCTTTTTGGGAAAGATGG AGGGAAAGAATTTGCCAGGAACGGGAAGCTACATCGTTAAAGAGTTCGGAAGCAAGATAG
- the LOC126801570 gene encoding cysteine proteinase inhibitor 6, whose translation MKSKSQFSSNSSSSFVFSTLLLFSFFAISEMATLGGIRDSPAGSQNSLETESLGRFAVDDHNKKQNGVLEFVRVVKAKEQVVAGTLHHLVVEAIDGGKKKLYEAKVWVKPWLGFKEVQEFKHADEPEAVSEAPLITSCDLGVKQGGHAPGWQDVQPHDPQVQDAAHHAVKSLQQRSNSLFPYELQEIVHAKAEVIEDHAKFNMLLKLKRGDKEEKYKVEVHKNNEGAYNLNQMEAEH comes from the exons atgaaatcgaaatcacaATTTTCTTCGAACTCATCCTCTTCCTTCGTCTTCTCCACTCTCCTCCTTTTCTCCTTCTTCGCAATCTCCGAAATGGCCACCCTCGGCGGCATCCGCGACTCCCCCGCCGGCTCCCAGAACAGCCTCGAAACCGAGTCCCTCGGCCGCTTCGCCGTCGACGACCACAACAAGAAGCAg AATGGTGTGCTGGAGTTCGTCCGGGTGGTGAAGGCCAAGGAGCAGGTGGTGGCTGGCACTCTGCACCATCTGGTGGTGGAGGCCATCGACGGCGGGAAGAAGAAGCTTTACGAAGCCAAGGTATGGGTCAAGCCTTGGTTGGGGTTTAAGGAGGTTCAGGAGTTCAAGCACGCTGATGAACCTGAAGCTGTCTCTGAAGCGCCGTTGATTACCTCTTGTGATTTGGGGGTTAAGCAAG GTGGGCATGCTCCGGGGTGGCAAGATGTGCAGCCTCATGATCCTCAAGTTCAAGATGCAGCTCACCATGCTGTGAAGAGCCTTCAGCAGAGGTCGAATTCGTTGTTCCCCTATGAGCTGCAAGAGATTGTCCATGCTAAGGCTGAG GTGATAGAAGACCATGCCAAGTTTAACATGCTTCTGAAGCTGAAGAGGGGAGACAAAGAAGAGAAATACAAAGTTGAAGTCCACAAGAACAATGAAGGTGCCTACAATCTGAACCAGATGGAGGCAGAGCACTGA